One Setaria viridis chromosome 5, Setaria_viridis_v4.0, whole genome shotgun sequence genomic region harbors:
- the LOC117856732 gene encoding uncharacterized protein isoform X1, which produces MRVPCFQWGSFSLICCNATDQGLQCHERRARHWVLCWFCWGNLFPWKNHQCCAMGYVSDKYERKPCIMTSILSVVVFNALFGLSSTYWMAIITRGLLGLLYGILGPIKMHFLGLCFRSLQERAPSSRNISCYIITSNRTCYWTCYWRLSCSGRNMEVFLLITWGVYRLKIYHA; this is translated from the exons ATGCGTGTTCCATGTTTCCAATGGGGAAGTTTCAGCTTAATTTGTTGCAATGCAACAGATCAGGGACTTCAATGTCACGAAAGAAGAGCAAGACATTGGGTTCTATGCTGGTTTTGTTG GGGAAACTTATTTCCTTGGAAGAACCATCAGTGCTGTGCCATGGGGTATGTTTCTGACAAGTATGAAAGGAAGCCCTGTATTATGACCAGCATCCTCTCAGT GGTTGTGTTTAACGCACTCTTTGGCCTTAGCTCTACTTACTGGATGGCAATTATAACTAGGGGGTTACTTGGGTTGCTCTATGGCATACTGGGACCAATCAAG ATGCATTTTCTAGGCCTTTGCTTCAGAAGTCTGCAGGAAAGAGCACCAAGCTCTAGGAATATCTCTT GTTATATCATCACGAGCAATCGCACTTGTTATTGGACCTGCTATTGGAGGCTTTCTTGCTCAG GCCGCAATATGGAAGTTTTTCTTCTGATTACTTGGGGGGTCTATAGGCTGAAGATCTATCATGCATGA
- the LOC117856732 gene encoding uncharacterized protein isoform X4, whose protein sequence is MRVPCFQWGSFSLICCNATDQGLQCHERRARHWVLCWFCWGNLFPWKNHQCCAMGYVSDKYERKPCIMTSILSVVVFNALFGLSSTYWMAIITRGLLGLLYGILGPIKMHFLGLCFRSLQERAPSSRNISCYIITSNRTCYWTCYWRLSCSGLLW, encoded by the exons ATGCGTGTTCCATGTTTCCAATGGGGAAGTTTCAGCTTAATTTGTTGCAATGCAACAGATCAGGGACTTCAATGTCACGAAAGAAGAGCAAGACATTGGGTTCTATGCTGGTTTTGTTG GGGAAACTTATTTCCTTGGAAGAACCATCAGTGCTGTGCCATGGGGTATGTTTCTGACAAGTATGAAAGGAAGCCCTGTATTATGACCAGCATCCTCTCAGT GGTTGTGTTTAACGCACTCTTTGGCCTTAGCTCTACTTACTGGATGGCAATTATAACTAGGGGGTTACTTGGGTTGCTCTATGGCATACTGGGACCAATCAAG ATGCATTTTCTAGGCCTTTGCTTCAGAAGTCTGCAGGAAAGAGCACCAAGCTCTAGGAATATCTCTT GTTATATCATCACGAGCAATCGCACTTGTTATTGGACCTGCTATTGGAGGCTTTCTTGCTCAG GTTTATTATGGTAA
- the LOC117856732 gene encoding uncharacterized protein isoform X3, with protein MRVPCFQWGSFSLICCNATDQGLQCHERRARHWVLCWFCWGNLFPWKNHQCCAMGYVSDKYERKPCIMTSILSVVVFNALFGLSSTYWMAIITRGLLGLLYGILGPIKMHFLGLCFRSLQERAPSSRNISCYIITSNRTCYWTCYWRLSCSGFHTSSLALSYQ; from the exons ATGCGTGTTCCATGTTTCCAATGGGGAAGTTTCAGCTTAATTTGTTGCAATGCAACAGATCAGGGACTTCAATGTCACGAAAGAAGAGCAAGACATTGGGTTCTATGCTGGTTTTGTTG GGGAAACTTATTTCCTTGGAAGAACCATCAGTGCTGTGCCATGGGGTATGTTTCTGACAAGTATGAAAGGAAGCCCTGTATTATGACCAGCATCCTCTCAGT GGTTGTGTTTAACGCACTCTTTGGCCTTAGCTCTACTTACTGGATGGCAATTATAACTAGGGGGTTACTTGGGTTGCTCTATGGCATACTGGGACCAATCAAG ATGCATTTTCTAGGCCTTTGCTTCAGAAGTCTGCAGGAAAGAGCACCAAGCTCTAGGAATATCTCTT GTTATATCATCACGAGCAATCGCACTTGTTATTGGACCTGCTATTGGAGGCTTTCTTGCTCAG GTTTCCATACTTCCTCCCTTGCTTTGTCATATCAGTAG
- the LOC117856732 gene encoding uncharacterized protein isoform X2, translating into MRVPCFQWGSFSLICCNATDQGLQCHERRARHWVLCWFCWGNLFPWKNHQCCAMGYVSDKYERKPCIMTSILSVVVFNALFGLSSTYWMAIITRGLLGLLYGILGPIKMHFLGLCFRSLQERAPSSRNISCYIITSNRTCYWTCYWRLSCSASKFVIPGGEILLYLRLPVYI; encoded by the exons ATGCGTGTTCCATGTTTCCAATGGGGAAGTTTCAGCTTAATTTGTTGCAATGCAACAGATCAGGGACTTCAATGTCACGAAAGAAGAGCAAGACATTGGGTTCTATGCTGGTTTTGTTG GGGAAACTTATTTCCTTGGAAGAACCATCAGTGCTGTGCCATGGGGTATGTTTCTGACAAGTATGAAAGGAAGCCCTGTATTATGACCAGCATCCTCTCAGT GGTTGTGTTTAACGCACTCTTTGGCCTTAGCTCTACTTACTGGATGGCAATTATAACTAGGGGGTTACTTGGGTTGCTCTATGGCATACTGGGACCAATCAAG ATGCATTTTCTAGGCCTTTGCTTCAGAAGTCTGCAGGAAAGAGCACCAAGCTCTAGGAATATCTCTT GTTATATCATCACGAGCAATCGCACTTGTTATTGGACCTGCTATTGGAGGCTTTCTTGCTCAG CAAGCAAATTTGTCATCCCAGGTGGTGAAATACTCCTCTATTTGAGGTTACCAGTTTATATATAG
- the LOC117856732 gene encoding uncharacterized protein isoform X5 → MGYVSDKYERKPCIMTSILSVVVFNALFGLSSTYWMAIITRGLLGLLYGILGPIKMHFLGLCFRSLQERAPSSRNISCYIITSNRTCYWTCYWRLSCSGRNMEVFLLITWGVYRLKIYHA, encoded by the exons ATGGGGTATGTTTCTGACAAGTATGAAAGGAAGCCCTGTATTATGACCAGCATCCTCTCAGT GGTTGTGTTTAACGCACTCTTTGGCCTTAGCTCTACTTACTGGATGGCAATTATAACTAGGGGGTTACTTGGGTTGCTCTATGGCATACTGGGACCAATCAAG ATGCATTTTCTAGGCCTTTGCTTCAGAAGTCTGCAGGAAAGAGCACCAAGCTCTAGGAATATCTCTT GTTATATCATCACGAGCAATCGCACTTGTTATTGGACCTGCTATTGGAGGCTTTCTTGCTCAG GCCGCAATATGGAAGTTTTTCTTCTGATTACTTGGGGGGTCTATAGGCTGAAGATCTATCATGCATGA
- the LOC117854527 gene encoding protein TIFY 11d — translation MAAEGSRSGRRSGRFTMTCACVLQRQRQARAGNVARLFQEPPPLPVAPAVENDGRTMQLFPVRAGAAMARQRLEMTKAPMTIFYGGQVIRVENVPADKGKQLMEMAQSVNNPPPPEKVVVVDVPDEEVVAEPSAAITANQARKLSVQRFLGKRKQRTADDDDARVYLLISRTDDPDDEEEASPSKKMDTGGDEPFEDVPYASWLSL, via the exons ATGGCCGCCGAGGGGTCCAGGAGCGGGAGGAGATCAGGCAGGTTCACCATGACCTGCGCATGCGTGCTCCAGCGGCAGCGCCAGGCGCGGGCGGGTAACGTCGCCCGCTTGTtccaggagccgccgccgctcccggtgGCGCCCGCCGTGGAGAACGACGGCAGGACCATGCAACTCTTCCCCGTGCGCGCCGGCGCTGCCATGGCCCGGCAGAG GCTGGAGATGACGAAGGCGCCGATGACCATCTTCTACGGGGGGCAGGTAATCAGGGTGGAGAACGTCCCCGCGGACAAGGGGAAGCAGCTGATGGAGATGGCACAGTCGGTGAAcaaccctccgccgccggagaaggtggtggtggtggacgtcCCGGATGAGGAGGTCGTCGCCGAGCCATCGGCGGCCATCACTGCCAACCAGGCTAGGAAGCTGTCAGTGCAGAGGTTCCTCGGGAAGAGGAAGCAAAG AACAGCGGATGATGATGACGCACGTGTTTATTTACTCATCAGCAGGACCGACGACcctgacgacgaggaggaggcgtcgCCGTCGAAGAAGATGGacaccggcggcgacgagccctTTGAGGACGTGCCTTATGCCTCGTGGCTCAGCCTCTAG
- the LOC117859120 gene encoding CO(2)-response secreted protease, whose amino-acid sequence MVNTGRFVILVLAYRFLVPLLSAEPDHTTTRESYVVYMGSPSGGGGGGGLEVVQADHLQMLSSIVPGDEQGRVALTQSYHHAFEGFAAALTEEEAAALSGHERVVSVFKDRALQLHTTRSWDFLEVQSGLRSGRLGRRASGDVIIGIIDTGVWPESPSFDDAGMREVPARWRGVCMEGPDFNKSSCNKKLIGARYYGVQPESASNSNTPRAVAATGSPRDTVGHGTHTASTAAGAEVADADFYGLARGAAKGGAPASRVAVYRACSLGGCSSSAVLKAVDDAVADGVDVISISIGMSSAFQSDFLSDPIALGALHAHQRGVLVVCSGGNDGPNPYTVVNSAPWLLTVAASSIDRSFQSTIALGNGAVVKGVAINFSNQSLSGGQYPLVFGAQAAARYAPVAEASNCYPGSLDAQKVAGKIVVCVSTDPMVSRRVKKLVAEGSGARGLVLINDAEKDVPFVAGGFALSQVGTDAGAQILEYINSTKDPTAVILPTEDVKDFKPAPVVASFSARGPGMTESILKPDLMAPGVSILAATIPSADTDDVPPGRKPSAYAIKSGTSMACPHVAGAAAFVKSAHPGWTPSMIRSALMTTATTMNNLGKPLASSTGAAATGHDMGAGEMSPLRALSPGLVFDTTTHDYLNFLCYYGYKEQIVRKVSGDARFSCPAGAPSADLIASGVNYPSISVPRLRRGRPATVTRTAINVGATNATYAAAVEAPPGVTVRVSPDRLVFSSRWTTARYEVSFDVAAGAGVSKGYAHGAVTWSDGAHSVRTPFAVNVL is encoded by the exons ATGGTGAACACCGGGCGCTTCGTCATCCTCGTCCTCGCCTACCGCTTCCTGGTACCCCTCCTCTCAGCTGAACCGGACCACACCACCACCAGAGAG TCGTATGTCGTCTACATGGGGAGcccgtcgggcggcggcggcggcggcggcctggagGTGGTGCAGGCGGACCACCTGCAGATGCTGTCGTCCATCGTCCCCGGCGACGAGCAGGGGAGGGTGGCGCTGACGCAGAGCTACCACCACGCGTTCGAGGGCTTCGCCGCCGCGCTCActgaggaggaggccgccgcgctcTCCG GGCACGAGCGGGTGGTGTCGGTGTTCAAGGACCGCGCGCTGCAGCTGCACACGACGCGCTCCTGGGACTTCCTCGAGGTGCAGTCCGGGCTCCGCTccggccgcctcggccgccgcgcgTCCGGCGATGTCATCATCGGCATCATCGATACGGGTGTCTGGCCGGAGTCGCCGAGCTTCGACGACGCCGGGATGCGGGAGGTGCCGGCGCGGTGGCGCGGCGTGTGCATGGAAGGCCCCGACTTCAACAAGAGCAGCTGCAACAA GAAGCTCATCGGCGCCCGGTACTACGGCGTGCAGCCCGAGTCGGCGTCGAACTCGAACACCCCCCGCGCCGTGGCGGCGACGGGCTCGCCGCGGGACACCGTGGGCCACGGCACGCAcacggcgtcgacggcggccggcgcggaggtggcggaCGCGGACTTCTACGGGCTGGCCCGGGGCGCGGCCaagggcggcgcgccggcgagccgggTGGCCGTGTACCGCGCTTGCTCGCTGGGCGGGTGCTCGTCGTCCGCCGTGCTCAAGGCCGTCGACGACGCGGTGGCCGACGGCGTGGacgtgatctccatctccatcggcATGAGCTCCGCGTTCCAGTCTGACTTCCTAAGCGACCCCATCGCGCTGGGCGCGCTCCACGCGCACCAGCGCGGCGTGCTGGTGGTCTGCTCCGGCGGCAACGACGGGCCCAACCCCTACACCGTCGTCAACTCCGCACCGTGGCTCCtcaccgtcgccgcctcctccatcgaCCGCTCATTCCAGTCCACCATCGCGCTCGGCAACGGCGCGGTCGTGAAGGGAGTGGCGATAAACTTCTCCAACCAGAGCCTCAGCGGCGGGCAGTACCCCCTGGTGTTCGGGGCCCAGGCGGCCGCCCGCTACGCGCCGGTCGCCGAGGCGAGCAACTGCTACCCTGGGTCGCTGGACGCGCAGAAGGTGGCCGGGAAGATCGTGGTGTGCGTGAGCACGGACCCGATGGTGTCGCGGCGGGTGAAGAAGCTGGTGgccgaggggtcgggcgccaggGGGCTCGTGCTCATCAACGACGCCGAGAAGGACGTGCCGTTCGTCGCCGGCGGATTCGCCCTGTCCCAGGTCGGCACCGACGCCGGTGCGCAGATCCTCGAGTACATCAACTCCACAAA GGATCCGACGGCGGTGATCCTCCCGACCGAGGACGTCAAGGACTTCAagccggcgccggtggtggcgtcCTTCTCGGCGCGTGGGCCCGGCATGACAGAGTCGATCCTCAAG CCTGACCTGATGGCGCCCGGCGTGAGCATCCTGGCCGCCACGATCCCGTCCGCGGACACCGACGACGTCCCGCCCGGCAGGAAGCCCTCGGCCTACGCCATCAAGTCCGGCACCTCCATGGCCTGCccgcacgtcgccggcgccgccgccttcgtcaAGTCGGCGCACCCGGGCTGGACGCCGTCCATGATCCGATCGGCTCTCATGACCACAG CGACGACGATGAACAACCTCGGGAAGCCGCTGGCGAGCagcacgggcgcggcggcgacggggcacgaCATGGGCGCCGGGGAGATGAGCCCGCTGCGCGCGCTCAGCCCGGGCCTGGTGTTCGACACCACCACGCACGACTACCTCAACTTCCTCTGCTACTACGGCTACAAGGAGCAGATCGTCCGCAAGGTCTCCGGCGACGCGCGCTTCTCCTGCCCGGCGGGGGCGCCCTCGGCGGACCTCATCGCGTCGGGGGTCAACTACCCGTCCATCTCCGTGCCGCGCCTCCGGAGGGGGAGGCCGGCCACCGTGACGCGCACCGCCATCAACGTGGGGGCCACGAACGCGACGTAcgcggccgccgtcgaggcGCCGCCGGGCGTCACGGTGCGGGTGTCGCCGGACCGGCTCGTGTTCTCGAGTAGGTGGACGACGGCGAGGTACGAGGTGAGCTTCGacgtggccgccggcgcgggcgtcaGCAAGGGCTACGCGCACGGCGCCGTCACCTGGTCGGACGGCGCGCACTCGGTGCGGACGCCGTTCGCGGTCAATGTCCTCTGA
- the LOC117859121 gene encoding probable protein S-acyltransferase 4, which translates to MGEPEPDRRRLYQVWKGSNKFLCGGRLIFGPDAGSLFLSTVMIASPLVGLCFQCVTKLNSNSSEKQALGMPVLVATILLGLADLAFLFLTSSRDPGIVPRNERPPERGGDDPPADADDVATPSTEWVMSAANPHLRLPRSRDVAVAGGHVVRVKYCDTCLLYRPPRASHCSICNNCVQKFDHHCPWVGQCIGLRNYRFFFLFISTSTFLCLYVFVLSWLNIAAQRGSHGGSLLKSMTGEPLSLVLIVYTFVSAWFVGGLTVFHVYLMSKNQTTYENFRYRYDKKENPYDRGVAANISEVFCAGMPPSMNKFRAWVELPEPPPPEAFDGGPLPSRSKIDLVGPNENKIDLEMGQHKGAGGVPAILHGLQYAEMERDGVSVHVKDRQSAEAPDPFTIPEAAPRHDGEAE; encoded by the exons ATgggggagccggagccggaccGGAGGAGGCTGTACCAGGTGTGGAAAGGAAGCAAT AAATTCCTCTGCGGCGGGCGGCTTATCTTCGGCCCGGACGCGGGCTCCCTGTTCCTATCCACCGTCATGATCGCGAGCCCTCTGGTCGGCCTGTGCTTCCAGTGCGTCACCAAGCTCAACTCCAACAGCTCGGAGAAGCAGGCTCTTGGCATGCCTGTCCTCGTCGCCACCATCCTTCTTGGCCTAGCG GATCTGGCGTTCCTGTTCCTGACGTCGAGCCGGGACCCCGGGATCGTGCCGAGGAACGAGCGCCcgccggagcgcggcggcgacgatccccccgccgacgccgacgacgtcgCCACGCCGTCCACCGAGTGGGTGATGAGTGCGGCGAACCCGCACCTCCGGCTGCCGCGCTCGAGGGATGTTGCCGTCGCCGGCGGGCACGTCGTCCGGGTCAAGTACTGCGACACGTGCCTGCTGTACCGGCCGCCCCGGGCGTCGCACTGCTCCATCTGCAACAACTGCGTGCAGAAGTTCGATCACCACTGCCCATGGGTCGGCCAGTGCATCGGCCTG CGCAACTACcggttcttcttcctcttcatctcgACGTCCACGTTCCTGTGCCTCTACGTCTTCGTGCTGTCATGGCTGAACATCGCCGCTCAGAGGGGGAGCCACGGTGGGTCGCTGCTCAAGTCCATGACCGGCGAGCCGCTATCCCTCGTGCTCATCGTCTACACCTTCGTCTCGGCGTGGTTCGTCGGCGGCCTCACCGTGTTCCACGTCTACCTCATGAGCAAAAACCAG ACGACGTACGAGAACTTCAGGTACCGGTACGACAAGAAGGAGAACCCGTACGACCGGGGCGTGGCGGCCAACATCTCCGAGGTGTTCTGCGCCGGGATGCCGCCGTCGATGAACAAGTTCCGGGCATGGGTGGAGCTgccggagccgccgccaccggaggcgTTCGACGGCGGGCCGCTCCCTTCAAGGAGCAAGATCGACCTCGTTGGACCGAACGAGAATAAGATCGACCTGGAAATGGGGCAGCAcaagggcgccggcggcgttccGGCGATCCTGCACGGGCTGCAATACGCGGAGATGGAGAGGGACGGTGTCAGCGTGCACGTCAAGGACCGGCAGTCTGCGGAGGCGCCGGACCCGTTCACGAtcccggaggcggcgccgcgacACGACGGCGAAGCTGAGTGA
- the LOC117859246 gene encoding magnesium-protoporphyrin IX monomethyl ester [oxidative] cyclase, chloroplastic, whose protein sequence is MASAAMELSLLNPAAMHHHRGVSAKTSAGLPLARRSVVRFRVSASAATPAAPPKASGPKKRGKTEIQETLLTPRFYTTDFDEMERLFNAEINKQLNQAEFDALLQEFKTDYNQTHFVRNPEFKAAADKMDGPLRQIFVEFLERSCTAEFSGFLLYKELGRRLKKTNPVVAEIFSLMSRDEARHAGFLNKGLSDFNLALDLGFLTKARKYTFFKPKFIFYATYLSEKIGYWRYITIFRHLKANPEYQVYPIFKYFENWCQDENRHGDFFSALLKAQPQFLNDWKAKLWSRFFCLSVYVTMYLNDCQRTAFYEGIGLDTKEFDMHVIIETNRTTARIFPAVLDVENPEFKRKLDRMVEINQKIIAIGESDEMPLVKNLKRIPLVAALVSEIIAAYLMPPIESGSVDFAEFEPQLVY, encoded by the exons ATGGCCTCCGCTGCCATGGAGCTCTCCCTCCTCAACCCCGCCGCAATGCACCACCACCGCGGGGTGTCCGCCAAGACCTCCGCGGGCCTGcccctcgcccgccgctccgTGGTCCGGTTCCGCgtgtccgcctccgccgcgacccccgccgcgccgcccaaggcctcGGGCCCCAAGAAGCGGGGCAAGACGGAGATCCAGGAGACGCTGCTCACGCCGCGGTTCTACACCACCGACTTCGACGAGATGGAGCGCCTCTTCAACGCCGAGATCAACAAGCAGCTCAACCAGGCGGAGTTCGACGCGCTGCTGCAGGAGTTCAAGACGGACTACAACCAGACCCACTTCGTGCGCAACCCCGAGTTCAAGGCCGCCGCAGACAAGATGGACGGCCCGCTCCGCCAGATCTTCGTCGAGTTCCTCGAGCGCTCCTGCACCGCCGAGTTCTCGGGGTTCCTCCTCTACAAGGAGCTCGGCCGCAGGCTCAAG AAAACCAACCCGGTGGTGGCCGAGATCTTCTCGCTCATGTCCAGGGACGAAGCGCGCCATGCTGG GTTCTTGAACAAGGGTCTATCTGACTTCAACTTGGCACTGGACCTGGGGTTCCTGACCAAGGCTAGGAAATACACCTTCTTCAAGCCCAAGTTCATCTTCTACGCCACCTACCTGTCCGAGAAGATTGGGTACTGGAGGTACATCACCATCTTCAGGCACCTCAAGGCGAACCCAGAGTACCAGGTGTACCCCATCTTCAAGTACTTCGAGAACTGGTGCCAGGATGAGAACAGGCACGGTGACTTCTTCTCTGCCCTGCTAAAGGCTCAGCCGCAGTTCCTCAATGACTGGAAGGCCAAGCTCTGGTCACGGTTCTTCTGCCTCTCG GTGTATGTGACCATGTACCTAAATGACTGCCAACGCACTGCATTCTATGAGGGAATTGGTTTGGACACCAAGGAATTTGACATGCATGTGATCATTGAG ACCAACCGCACAACAGCAAGGATCTTCCCTGCTGTTCTGGACGTCGAGAACCCTGAATTCAAGAGGAAGCTTGACAGGATGGTTGAGATCAACCAGAAGATCATTGCTATCGGAGAATCTGATGAAATGCCCCTAGTGAAGAACCTGAAGAGGATTCCTCTTGTTGCTGCGCTGGTGTCTGAGATCATTGCTGCCTACCTCATGCCCCCCATCGAGTCAGGCTCAGTCGATTTTGCTGAATTTGAGCCCCAGCTTGTTTACTGA
- the LOC117859245 gene encoding COP9 signalosome complex subunit 2, with protein sequence MGSDADMEDYGFEYSDEEPEEQDVDIENQYYNSKGMVETDPEGALAGFDQVVKMEPEKAEWGFKALKQTVKLYYKLVKYKEMMDAYREMLTYIKSAVTRNYSEKCINNIMDFVSGSASQNFSLLQEFYQTTLKALEEAKNERLWFKTNLKLCKIWFDMGEYGRMSKILKELHKSCQKEDGSDDQKKGTQLLEVYAIEIQMYTETKNNKKLKELYQRALSIKSAIPHPRIMGIIRECGGKMHMAERQWAEAATDFFEAFKNYDEAGNPRRIQCLKYLVLANMLMESEVNPFDGQEAKPYKNDPEILAMTNLIAAYQKNDIMEFEKILKSNRRTIMDDPFIRNYIEDLLKNIRTQVLLKLIKPYTRIRIPFISQELNVPEKDVEQLLVSLILDNRIQGHIDQVNKLLERGDRSKGMRKYNAIDKWNTQLKTIYQTVSNRVG encoded by the exons ATGGGCTCCG ATGCGGACATGGAGGACTACGGGTTCGAGTACTCGGACGAGGAGCCGGAGGAGCAGGACGTCGACATCGAGAACCAGTACTACAACTCCAAAG GTATGGTTGAGACAGACCCAGAGGGTGCACTTGCTGGTTTTGATCAAGTAGTCAAAATGGAGCCAGAAAAGGCTGAATG GGGATTTAAGGCTCTCAAACAAACTGTCAAGCTTTACTATAAGCTGGTGAAATACAAAGAAATGATGGATGCCTACAGGGAGATGTTAACATACATAAAATCTGCTGTGACCCGAAACTACAGTGAGAAATGTATAAACAACATAATGGATTTTGTTTCTGGGTCAGCTAGTCAGAACTTTTCTCTTTTGCAAGAGTTCTACCAGACAACACTGAAAGCGCTTGAAGAAGCAAAAAATGAG AGATTATGGTTCAAGACAAATCTGAAGCTTTGCAAAATTTGGTTTGATATGGGGGAGTACGGTCGCATGAGCAAG ATACTGAAGGAGTTGCATAAATCTTGTCAAAAGGAAGATGGTTCTGATGATCAAAAGAAAGGCACACAGCTTTTGGAAGTCTATGCTATCGAAATCCAAATGTACACTGAAACAAAGAATAATAAAAAGCTTAAG GAATTGTATCAGAGGGCTCTTTCCATCAAATCAGCGATACCTCATCCAAGAATCATGGGTATAATTCGTGAATGTGGTGGGAAGATGCACATGGCTGAGAGGCAGTGGGCAGAAGCTGCGACTGATTTCTTTGAAGCTTTTAAGAACTACGATGAAGCAGGCAATCCACGGAGAATTCAATGCCTCAA ATATCTTGTCCTTGCCAATATGTTGATGGAATCTGAAGTGAATCCCTTTGATGGACAAGAGGCCAAGCC GTATAAAAATGATCCCGAGATCCTTGCAATGACAAACTTGATTGCAGCGTACCAGAAGAATGACATCATGGAATTTGAAAAGATCCTAAAG AGTAATAGAAGAACAATAATGGATGATCCTTTTATCCGTAACTATATTGAGGACCTATTGAAGAACATCAGAACTCAAGTCTTACTCAAGCTTATTAAGCCATATACGCGGATCAGGATACCGTTCATTTCACAG GAACTCAATGTCCCCGAGAAGGATGTCGAGCAGCTCTTGGTATCTCTCATTTTGGACAACCGTATCCAGGGCCACATAGATCAGGTGAACAAGCTGCTAGAACGTGGAGACAG GTCCAAGGGGATGAGGAAGTACAATGCCATTGACAAGTGGAATACTCAGCTGAAGACCATTTACCAAACGGTGTCCAACAGAGTTGGGTGA